In Cryptomeria japonica chromosome 5, Sugi_1.0, whole genome shotgun sequence, the genomic window ACTTTATTATTGTGATACTTTTAGCCACTTGTTGAACATTAATATACAATATTTTTAGTTTTGATTTGCTAGATTAATATTGGTCACCATGCAATGCTAGAAAGTAATGTATGGTTATTCATCTTAGTAAATATTAAAATTACTTTTCCTTATGATTTTAAATTAAACATAGATAAAGAAACTTAACCCTAATTGTAGGGGTTAATATGGATTCGATGAATGAGGTAGAAATTTATACCATTATTACCTTCTTATAATCATGGGTTTTGTTGATGTGGTTACCTCCTAAAGAAGGATTTTTCATTTGATTGTATTCTTGATCTAATTTATTTTTGGGACAATTTGGATATTTAGAGTGGTGACATTTTCTTTCTTTGTAGTGCTTCAAATCACTCTTACTTTTGTTAAATTTTCTTTATTGCTAGCCATCTCTAGTGGATATACAATATTGTGATGAACTTTATTTAATCCTACATAGTGGCATTCCCAATGTTGATGTAGGCAAAACTCTTAGTAAGTGAATTTGGTCATATTACTTGATAGTCATAAATTCTCATATGTAGTTAAATAATGATATGAAATATCATTGCTACCCCGAGTCCGTATGTTATTGTTTAAATATGTATATAGTTGTTAAAATGGAGTTGAGAATAATTTAAAAGGATAATAAAATTTATATCTAGACATTCATTTAAGGTTAGATAAAAGGTTTACATAttgaaattgtgatttcttttGTGAATAATGATTTACAAGTTTAAAATGATGGGATTATAAGTGCATTGTGTATGAGTAAATATttgtagcatcacaaattgtacaccCTTTACAATTTCATGCTAGGTTTAGCACCTATTTTGGTGGTTGTTCTTGAACTTGTCTGAATGTGCCTATCCTAGGTCTCGATTTGCAATATGGGTCATACCCACTAGTGCCTAGCCTCTTGTGTAGACAATCTTGCCAACATGGATCcaattttaaatatttgaatattaaatTTAGGTCCTTAACAATTGTAATCTTGTTGTTGGCCTCCATCTAAAAGTTGTTTGTGAAAATGTTACTCCCTTTCTATCTACTCTCTCTAGCAGTTCTACTCTACCTATCAAGCAATCAAGGCCTATCAAGTAGAGAAACCTAAATATTATCATCAAGCATACTGATATTTTCTATCGAGCATCATGTATTGCTATTATTATCATTTTGCACTAATATATTGTAGGACTTTATGAGAGAAAGTCGATATCACCTTACATGAGATCCAAGGGTTTTGTTCATTagatattcattttattttatgttatttatttgTCTATGTTCACAAGGAAGTACACAATTGCTATCATTCATCATTGCCATTGTGGAGGTGAGAACACCAACATaaattttgactaaggcaaaccctatacaacacaacatttttctctcttttttgtgtatATGTGTAGATTTGGAAAATTTAATTTGTGACAATAGTACTGACAAATAGACCAAACCGTGAATAATAGTATTAGACATTGTAGAGTTCAAAAACTTAGGATTGTAGTGCCCAATGCTAGTGTCATCGTAATTTTGCACTAGTTTTTTTAGGAAAGTTGCCCagataccttaaattttaattctcAACATTGACATCTACACTTGTTTGCTTATGGAATATGGTATTACACATCCCTATCCTACAAATTCAACTCCAAATTATAGTCACAAGTTCCTCCCTACACTTCACTTCtatatccacctctctctctcttcaAGACAtctattctaaattttatgcatattGTTAAACATATTTCAATTTATCATCACTAACCTAGTATATTGCACACACTCACTTATTATCTATCACAAAAaacctcataatagagaaaaggtgTGGATCTATGGCTATTTCTCTCTCGCTTGAGGATTATTGTCAAACCCATTAACATCTTCTTTCTAATGATTttgcaaatgtgaaaataattGATTCTAGGCTAATGAATATTAGTTTAGGAtcacttttcacacacatcatTTTGATGAACCCAAACTAGCTTACACTTGCAATCATTataatttcatttgcattttttgcttcatttgATTAGATAGTTAATTAATTGCatactttcattaaatatattagTTAGAATTTGTAAAGACACCAAGTTTAGTTtagaaaataaaactttcaaatacTTTCTTTTGACATATCATCTACATTTCCATCTTGTTGTTACTTTCATCCATTTTATTGAGTTTTACAATCATACACATGTTTTGAAACTTATAATTTCTTATGAGTTTCATGACCCAACGTCCCAAATTAAAAATTATTGTTAGAAGTTATCGAATAATAGCCTCTCGTGTTTTGAATATCTCTAGTGTTGAGCATGAGTTTGTGAACACCTTTGCTTTAGGAATTTCAAGAACACAATCATTCTTTGATGCTATTACTACCTTGCTAATGATCTCTTAGTCACAATCACCTTATGACTTTATTGAGATGGTCCACCTTGCTCTTCAGGTTCTCAAAGCTCAAAGTCAAAATCTAGACAAAGAATTGTACAGATTAGAGAATTTCTTGAGCTCAAAATCTTCATTTGGGGAGGATCCCACTCTTGTAGATAATATAACGAGGAAATTAATCAATGATTTTTAAGGTGTAGAAATTTTGCATATCCTAGCTAACGTAGTTGGTAACAATGTTATCTTGTTAGCTAgttgcacaaaagttttcaacaatgTGTCTCAACAAAAATAAACAAGGACACACGTGTCAATCCACATGTTGACTTCTTGTATTCCAAATTTCACTTCTACTATCATCACCACTACTGCTACTTATACTTTATTACTTAATCCACAAATTTTTTTACTAGCAACAAtgaaagatataacaatgaaacaccATGCACAtagaacaccagatttacgtggaaaaaccaaatagggaaaaaccacgacgaGAGTCAACTCAtaatatatgaaatggttacaatatAGTTTTGGGCTCACACCCAAGGAAGCAAACTACTCCCTGAAGGACTTGCAGACTAGAAAAAACAACCTTAGTGAAAGATATAAGGCTTGCAGTATAAAGATCACTTCTCTAGAGAAGGATacaatgaatatatgaatcaaCGACAATCAGGCCTTTAACAATACTTCCTTTGATAATATCCAAACATGAAGCTATTCTTGAATCTCTGTCTCAAGTAATGAACTCCACAACAATCACCACACATTGACTTTATCAAACATGACTTTTAAAAATGATATTATCATGTAAGCAAAACACACACATTGATCTTCACACACATCTACACTTACTCATTCACTCACACAGGTTTACAATCactttgatcttctatatatactaTATTCTTCATTGCAAATATCAATTAGGTCAGCCATAATAAAGGACAAGCATAGGTCATATCAAATGAACCACCAATTTAACATAATTGTGTTGAAAGAGTTCCAATCCAAGAAATGGAGAGGACCTAAAAAATATTAACTCTTCTTTCCAAGCAAGTAGGAATAACTCACACTATCAATCATCCTCCAAAGGTTGGTAAAAAGGTAATGTGTAGATACACCAAACAGTATGCCACAAGTCAACCCAAAAAAATATCTTCTAGATGAACAAATCCAATGAAGATCCTCACACGCTGAGGTAGGACCCAAAATCAATGCAACATAAAATTATAAGCAAGTGGTGACATCCAAGGATTCACCACACACTAAGGAACAACATCGGTCGACTGAACCAAAGCAGTTACCTTGAAACACAAATTTCATCACCATGCATCATCAAATAGACCTTGTAGCATTATGTGGAGCACACCATGATGTTCCATGAACATCCAACAACATTATCAAATCCTTCCTTCACTTCTCTACTTCAAGAtcatactagcacaacataatTGATACTATGCTCTCCATTTTGAAAAGCTAGTCAAACATAGATAATAATATCATTACTTGCAAACGACAACACCATTTGATAATTGAACTAAGACACAACAAAAATGTTGCAAACATGCCCTCCAAGATGCAACACTAGAAACATCATGCATAGAAATGTAGAGCATTTCCTAGACCACTTTCAACAGAGAACCAAACTATTAGCCAACAAAAATTACTAACCATATCAGTTGCAACACCAAGGACCTGAAAATATAGGAGTGTAATGTCCACAtagcataaacattatatccaagtcTGCAAGACCATATTTACAAATGTAGAGGAATGCAGATCATTCTTTTGGGCacacatcaatacatacttctttACCAACTTGTTCCGTTGGGCTTCTAGGAACCAAACTATCCCACAAACAACACCTTCCCATTTAGTACATCttcttcattatgttttcatttGTCTAATCCTTATCTTAATATCTCAACCTATCTAAACATTAGCATATCATCATTGCCATTAGTATTATCAACAATATCTATACAACCAACATAGTGCAAACATCAAACACCAAGGAGGTGGACATCCATAGACCAATTACAATCAATATCCATTGGTTCTTCATATAAACCTCAGTCATATAGGTCAACGAGAACACTTGACACACGGTATCCAATGCAATCTCATCATTACATCTTCAATAATCTACTCAACCATACATACAATCATTCATGTTAAACACATCACTCACACATCATTGGTaacaaaaaaatatacattcatTCATAAAATATAGAAACAAGATAGAAATAAAAGAGTTACAACTTCTATATTGATATTCCTAAAATAACACAAGTTTGTATGCATGAAAAGGATTGAAGCCCATACACATGCACAAAATCTAAATCCTACACTTAATAGATTGAAACGGAGGATTTTATATTGCAAATATTATTTGATGCCAAGAATAAATGTCAAAATCTAGGCTCTATGTAACTCATATGTATCACTACCTAAAATTCTCATCAAATTCAAAACAATGATCAAATATCTTAAAATTGTATGGAGAAGTGGCCATGTGATGATTTCTAAAAGGGCTTGTAGAGATCTTGATTTTGTCACCACAGTGTAATCTAATCTTCTAACATTTTGTCTTGAATTATGGAGAAGTAAACGAGTCTTAATGGTTTATTAGGAGTCTAGTTAAATAATCTGATTTAGGTTGTCCTTCAAATTTCGTTTCCTTCTTTACATACTCATAGAAGCTTCCTTGAGTATTTGGATAGAGTAATGGCTTTCATTGTGCTTTATCAttgttagataaccttcctttttcccTTCATAATGTCTTGGGCTATTGATTTCTCTATATCAAATGACTCACAAGATCTTCCAACACTTTCTTTCCTTCCTCTTGGCTTTTGTCGACCAAACAAACTATCGTGTAAGATGCAACCATGAATCTCTATGTAGTATAGCTAAAACATATTGTTGGAGTGGATCCTACTATTAAGCAAATTAAATTAATGACAACCATTAGGGGCAAAGCATATATCTCGTTCCTAACTCTTTACTCTTTGTTAGATCGTAATATGAATGGAGCCCCAAAAAATAAAAGCACACCACTATAAAAGTTCTTGAGAGCCATTATATTATAAGAATAAATTGAACAATACTACATATAACTCCAACATGTTGACAATGTTAGCAACATGTGGGATCCTATGATTGCTTAAATTGAATACTACTACCTATGCCAAGTAAAACATGAAGAAGTAGAGAATAACAAAACAAAGGTCAAACTCCCACAGGTAAGATATAGTATTTCTCATTACACTATATGATACATAAGTGAAAATGGTTCTAATGTTTGGAATGCatcatcattgatgtcaagggcATCGTAGTAATCTAATACATGATACTAGAGGGAAAATGGGCCTCATTTGTTATTAAAACATCACACATTCCTAGGTTATATATCTTTTGGTTGATATAGGAACAATGCATTAATGTGTATTGATGTGTTACCTTGTTATTAGTACTTGATACTAGCTCTTGCTTTGACACCTTTGATTACATGATCTTAGTTCTTGGTACAATATTTGGTATTAGCTCGTGGCAATAGGTTTTGGTATAGGCACTTAAAGTTTCAAGTTCTTTGGAGTTGTAATAATAATTGCAAGATGCATGGTATACGAAGCCATGAGCTGTGAGTATATGTTTATTATACAAACAGTGCAGATTTTGTTGCTAGAGTTAATGCCAAAGAGTTGTGTCTATGCGATTGGGTTACTTGTATATTACTGCAAGGAGTTTTGAATCAATTAGCATTTTTACTCATGAATATTTTTAATCGTGTCATTGAGTTACATTTATGTATTGATGCAGGGAGTTTTGATTTTGTCATATTTGTTACTCATGGAGAGTTTGTGTTGTACCATTGAATTATTGCAAAATCTATtctttgtggggggggggggggggggttggcgCGCGGGGGAGGGGGTGTAACTCAtttccattcatactcattggacaTGTTGGTGAAGGATGTTTGGTTGTGAGCTTGTGACATGATTTCTTCCTTGTGGAGGTAGTGTTGTTCTACTATTACATCTAAATAGATTTGGAAAATTACAATGGTAATAGTGATATTCTGAATGATGACATTTGGTTGACATTGCTTTGACTTTAGGAAGGTGCATATGGTCTTCTATATACTTTTGGTGCTTTTGGTGCTAGCACTTGACACATGATGTGTGGCTAAAGAACTAAAAGCAAGTTGTAGGACATGATGGTTTAACACATAATCTATTAAATATCATTTTAGTTAGAGAACAATCATCCCTAACATGTATTGGCATAATCTATTTATAATATGCAAAATGATTAGATCATTAATCTcaactatttatttaaaattttcttatttgtgaaaaacttttgtttttaatttttttttacttaatAAGGATTTCTTATCCTTCTTTCTATCCAAGTTATCACTTGTATTCTTAGAAACATTTTTTGGGTTTTGTTATGTTGACATTCAAttaattaaagctatgagatttccacaatccattatatTATTCATTTGTtacttctggattcgattgtgtgagccaatttttatcatcaacgtttcgaatcaagATTCATCATCAGGGTGAAGAAGAATTCTAAGGAGatgaataattcaattaattattcATTCATTTACTTTGATCTTTTCATATAATTCTTTAAGTCTAGAAAGAAACAAATTATGTGATGTCACATCAGCGCACAtataaaacatgacttagtgcacaacttTTGATCTCTTTTTTTGTGTTATTTAATACATCAACAAATAGCATGCTGATGTGGTATCATATTTGATGATATGACCCTAAAACCTTGGTTATAAGCCAGTACTTGCCAAATAAGctattgtaaattctttttaaaaatgatttagaaTTTCTGTACATAAGATTTTGAAAAGCACCTAgataaaacatgaaaaaaaaacataaagaatatAATTGGTGGTCTCAATTGCTATCATAAAACCTTAAAAAAATAGTCTTTTATCTTTACCTATTATTTTGAGTGCTTGTCCACGCTTTGTACTGAGCATGAAACCACCAATAAATATAAGAAATTCCCTGAAGTGGCTCAAATAACTGCTGTATGGGACGGTGCTTCATTATCATAAGGACTGGCAAGATTCGAACTGAACACCTATGGCTGTTTATGTTGTATGGTAACTATTAACAGTATCTAGTAACAGCTAAAGTTAAATGATCTATACAGGGATGCTTAACTTATATTAAATGTCAAGAAGTTTGTACTGTTGATGTTTGGGCAATcacctaaaaattaattttaggttCTATTTATTCTGTTCAAATTTATGAGACCTTTTTTTCTCTCTGCATTATAATCACTCCATTCCCCAAATCAACTGAAATAACAGAGTAAAACACAACACTCAAGCAGAGCAGAGAATGAAAAATGGAAACAGTTTATTAATTTATATACACATACACTGCTGTTTCATAGCTCTAAACTATGCCACAAGCAATTCATGGGTTTATGGTGCATTCTGGGGGAGAGACTGGATATCTTTGTTTGTCATTGCAATAGTCATATATCATGTAGTTTTTCTTCACCCACCACAATTTCTTCTTCTCAGCAGGACTCAGCATATCTGTCTGATATCTTCCATTGAATGAATTATGTGCTTGGAAATTGCGGTAGGCTGCAACAAAGGGAGCATGTGACCAATCTATCTTAACAAGACCCCCCTGAGTTGCCCAGCTATCCCCATTCCATAAGCTTGAATATACTCCCATGGCCTGTCTCTCTGGATATGGAACACCAGCTGCCTTGTTATTCTTGAACACTCTGATGGGCACACCATCCACCATGAACCTGTATTTAAAACAGTCACAACTCAATCATTAAAACCAAAAGAGGCTTGGAGATTTTAGCTTGAAACAATTCTATATAAACAATTGGTTTTTGAATTGTGATTGAGCAATTAAACATACAAGATGTGTTGAGGAGTCCAGAGTACACCATAGGAGTGAAAATCTTTGGTGGGATCAAACCAGAGGTAAATCCTCTGTTCTCTGTCACCTTTCCCACTTGCATACACATTTGTCTGAAGAACATAAGGCTCTCCTGATTTGTTTCCAAGAAACTCAAAGTCCAATTCATCATGGTTCATTCCCTCAGAAGACAACTGCAATAAGATTATGAGGAGTAAAAACATAAGCCCCTTACTTCAAAATGTTAGCAGGCACTCTGTCATGCTACTTCTAGTAGGGCAAACATTATGAGCATATGATACATACATAGTAAGCAGTTACAGTGCCTGCTGAATCTCCTGGAACCAGCTTGATTTGCATGGAGATGCTCCCAAACAGGTACTTCTTCTTGGAAGTGAAGCCTGAGCCTAAAAACATTGAAATTGAAGGCAAACATCAATAAACAAAACTTATCTCTTAGTTAGAATTTACGTATGACATGCTCAAAAAGTACCAGAGTTTTGATCAAGCTTAAGCTGCAGCTCCTGGCCACCTCTGAGGAAATTCACATGATCTGCACCCCATGAGACAGAGAATTCATTTTTCAGACTTGTGGAAAAATGCCCAACACTGGCATTTGCCTTTGTGAAGAATAACAAGAGCAGAAATCCAAGGCATCTAAAACCCATACTCGCTGAATCTGATTGCATCACAGTAGCAAAAATGCTTTCTTCAATGTGTGTGGTTGTAGATAGAAATGGGCTGATTGATTTATATAGGCACTCAAGCTGCAGCTGTGTTGTAATTTAAAAATGTGGATTAGGGAAGCAGTTGTTTTGGTGGGGTTGCATTCTTATGATATATCTCAACATTGGAAGCTTAGCTGTAAACAATTCTACTTGTTAGCTGGCAAAATATTGTATCTAATTCATTCCACATCATTAAATTTCTCTTCATCCACTACATAGAGATTGGCCTAGGATTACCTAGACTACTTTGGGAAATTAATAATTTGGCtttcaatatttaaaattttagattCCTATATGATTGTCACAAACACAGTCAGCACCATTGATGTTTATGGGTCGTATGCTTCCCAACTCATGAGATAAATGAGGACTGATATTGAAGTAGATTGCGAGATGAAAAATTGAAGACATCATTTTAAATACATACTTGCTGCAGAATTAGAATCCATGTTAATCTGTATAAAGTGGGAAAAGTTGCAAATGTTTTTTTTGGGTTAATTTGTAAAATTTTGTCGTACAATTCATTCTTACATATTCTTTTTTAAGGATAGTACTTAAAGTAAAAGTTAAATTACTTTTAAAGCTGACGTATGTTACTATATGTAAATGccatatttattttgtttttaattgctattatatattattttttctaaAAGTTAATGATGTAATAAAAGGAATTTTGTTTTGACACGTTTTTGGTGATATTTATATAGTTTTTAAAGTTGTCTAATATTTAATGGACCTCTGTTTTTATAGGGAGGGTAGGCAATCATGGTCATTAAAGTGGTGTTAATGCATTAAAGACTTAGGGGGACTTTTTTTAAAGTAGATTTTATAAAATTGAAATttgatttgtattttttttaaataatttgagAAATGTTGGGGTTGGATTTATGCTAAGAGATAAATAAAAATTTATGTCTTGGTATCTTCTTTTTTCTATGAGTTAAAATTAATATGAGGTTGAAGGTGGAATGTTATTATTAAGCACGGTATTTATGATGTCAAGGGATTGACAATCTTATTTTAGAAACAAATTATTAATATTGATTAATGCTTTGTGCAAAGGTTCTTTCCTTAATTGGAAGTTGAGGTATTGCATGGAAGAGTACTTGgtgcttgtcatgttgtttcacaAACATGGATCTTATTAGTTTCAAATATCATTATTTCTTTGTAGTGTAAGAGACAACACACTTTCGGGAGCCTTTCCTGATCCTTCATCTTTCCTCTAGTTGGGAGAGAGCTTTTTGGCCTGTAGAGCTTCTCATTCTCTTACTTTTTTTTTGGCTTATGGGAGTGTGATGATGGTAGAGTCTCTTTGTATCTTGTGGTATTTCATATGTTCATGGGTATCTTATATGACTTCCTATGTTAGGACCCGTTTTCTTATTCTCTAAATTGCACTTAAGTGGGATTTTGgtctaattatattatatattacatttgGTTTACTTAGTTTCAATTATTTACTTAGGTACTTTAAGGGATACGAGAACATATCAATTGTattgatggatgggatattttgTCACATCTAGCTATTCATACCCTTAATTGAGGCTACTCAAATGTTGCATCTCATTCATTAGGATGTGTTCACATCACACCTTTGCTCATATAGTTGAGTTACCCCTTTAGTTTATTGTTCTCTTTTGAGCTATGCTCCATAGAGTTTCATGGACTTGGATGATAGGGGACAACAGGACATGTTTCCAATACGAGAGTACTTTGAGCCTTTTTTTAGGGGACAAGGGATgactatttaaaaaatatagagaaatttcaaatatgcatatTGGAACATTGATAAAGTATTCATCATAGACATTGTAGAAGCTCAATACATAGCATTGGACTTGAGTTGAGATCTCACATGAGAATcgacaaacaaattaacaaattcaaatgctttcattgtcaatgtgcatacATATTAAATATTAGAATTATAACAAAAATGCCCAAAGGCTCCAAGTTTCAACTATAAAATGACATAAACTGTAAACAATAAACATAGATGTCCATAATCAGATGTATATAATAATGAAATGATAGAACTAAAAAAATATATGGCTGACATCCATAATCAACACACGGTAGGTGTAGGAGtctaaatcaaaaccaaaaccagaGCTTGAGTTTGAGTCACTACAAATGTGAAAAggaatctttttcttctttttggttgttTTATGCTTAGATTAGATTTTGGTACTGTTTAGTGTTTTGGGGGTCCATGTGGGTTTGACCAacctttttttcaaattaattattatttttttaataatttggtTGTCCAAAAGTGGCCTGGGCCGTAGGGGATGATCAAAAGTCCCTGAGATGGCCATGTGATGCCTGGGGTCCCTTGGTCATCCCAAGGACTTCTAGTCGTTACCTATATCCTTGGTCACTCCCAGAGGCATCCCATAAACGTTTTTCAGAATTCTGTTCGATTTGGGTATAGGTAGGGTACTTCTAAAAGTCATCCTCGTGTCCTTGTACTATCCTTGGTATAAGAACAAGGGTACTAGCACAGGGGATGCATCCCCATGGAGCACAACTTTTGAGACACTTGTCAACATAACTTGTGGATTACTAGGGTCTATATATTGTAGTCCATCCTAAAGACTAATATTTTAATGTCATTTTGTTTGAATTTGAATAAGTGTCATCTTGTTGTTTTGTTCTTTGGGTAATTTAATAATGCATGATCATTGTCAAATCTAATAGAAATCATGCCCACAACTTTCTCTAATAGAGAAAATTAGAAGCATGATCTAGTCTAAGAAGATATAA contains:
- the LOC131039551 gene encoding xyloglucan endotransglucosylase/hydrolase 2; amino-acid sequence: MQSDSASMGFRCLGFLLLLFFTKANASVGHFSTSLKNEFSVSWGADHVNFLRGGQELQLKLDQNSGSGFTSKKKYLFGSISMQIKLVPGDSAGTVTAYYLSSEGMNHDELDFEFLGNKSGEPYVLQTNVYASGKGDREQRIYLWFDPTKDFHSYGVLWTPQHILFMVDGVPIRVFKNNKAAGVPYPERQAMGVYSSLWNGDSWATQGGLVKIDWSHAPFVAAYRNFQAHNSFNGRYQTDMLSPAEKKKLWWVKKNYMIYDYCNDKQRYPVSPPECTINP